In Parasteatoda tepidariorum isolate YZ-2023 chromosome 2, CAS_Ptep_4.0, whole genome shotgun sequence, one DNA window encodes the following:
- the LOC107454118 gene encoding lipopolysaccharide-induced tumor necrosis factor-alpha factor homolog, whose protein sequence is MISRYREISLLHTRHQSEEVAEVKEGKARELNFLLRTSYVERVAFGREPVQIICKNCGQFVVTEVSRHNGVCAFFTVLVTLFLCTPCAWLPLVVPTCKDTLHACPNCGAIIGVHRYFK, encoded by the exons GTTACCGAGAGATATCTTTGCTCCATACGCGACATCAAAGTGAAGAGGTAGCAGAAG TAAAAGAGGGTAAAGCACGAGAGCTGAATTTTCTGTTACGTACATCTTATGTTGAAAGGGTAGCATTTGGGAGAGAACCTGTCCAAATAATTTGCAAGAATTGCGGACAATTTGTGGTCACTGAAGTTTCTCGACATAATGGTGTTTGCGCCTTTTTTACTGTGCTGGTCACTCTTTTCTTGTG cACACCTTGCGCATGGCTACCTTTAGTGGTACCCACATGTAAAGATACTCTTCATGCGTGTCCAAACTGTGGAGCAATCATTGGAGTTCATAGATATTTCAAGTGA